In a single window of the Dreissena polymorpha isolate Duluth1 chromosome 3, UMN_Dpol_1.0, whole genome shotgun sequence genome:
- the LOC127871653 gene encoding biglycan-like — MALYKVVVFVLTNQILRANSRHMAGASVNENLHVFEDNTDDTTDTYWLDSMTWKKDAVRKHMVGPKTPNYCSVCTCSQYNERLYVDCTDKGLENAFDDISRKTVDLDYTRNYISNVVYDNFRGLTLLKVLKLSYNKIRQIAKDAFRDLTSLTDLYIDNNNIITLQIGIPEGTFDSLINLRLLVMHGNVYVYISDASRLNGRTFQPLKNLKFLVIDGFRKLKFDYHFLNTRLSSLILKGPPCGCLLNVVDDDIFDGLLHLQNLSMRHCNISSLSPVALSRLKSLRYLDISKNYHLGMQHVLGPIAKALMDSNIKILKMNLVSDPYQVGNRLDNENLFYINQLNLTELYMDSNSIEIIDFHNPLFSKYSTLKVLSLK, encoded by the coding sequence ATGGCTTTATATAAAGTGGTTGTTTTCGTTCTCACCAATCAAATACTGAGAGCAAACAGTCGGCACATGGCTGGAGCGTCTGTGAACGAAAATCTACACGTGTTTGAAGACAACACGGATGATACTACAGACACCTATTGGTTAGATTCAATGACATGGAAGAAGGATGCAGTACGTAAGCATATGGTGGGACCTAAGACACCAAACTACTGCTCCGTGTGTACATGCTCACAATATAATGAGCGTCTGTACGTGGATTGCACTGATAAAGGTCTCGAAAATGCGTTCGATGATATTAGTCGAAAAACTGTTGACCTTGATTACACAAGGAATTATATTTCAAATGTCGTCTATGACAATTTTCGTGGCTTGACACTATTGAAAGTCCTGAAGctgtcttataataaaatacgGCAAATAGCCAAAGATGCATTTAGGGACCTTACAAGTCTTACAGATTTATATATAGACAACAACAATATTATTACGTTGCAAATAGGTATTCCTGAAGGAACATTTGATTCTTTGATAAATCTTCGTCTGCTTGTCATGCATGGAAATGTGTACGTGTATATAAGCGATGCTTCCAGGCTTAACGGGCGGACATTTCAGCCATTGAAAaatttaaagtttcttgtcatCGACGGGTTCAGAAAGTTAAAATTTGATTACCACTTTCTTAATACGCGTTTGTCCTCCTTAATACTAAAAGGGCCTCCTTGTGGATGTTTATTAAACGTTGTAGATGATGATATATTTGATGGTTTGCTGCATCTTCAAAATCTCTCCATGAGGCATTGTAACATATCATCACTTTCGCCGGTAGCTCTTTCACGTCTGAAATCATTGCGATACCTTGATATTTCAAAGAATTATCACTTGGGAATGCAGCACGTGTTAGGTCCTATTGCGAAAGCTTTAATGGATAGTaatattaaaatactgaaaatgAACTTAGTATCAGACCCTTATCAGGTAGGTAATAGATTAGATAATGAaaatttgttttacattaatcaactAAATTTAACGGAATTGTATATGGATTCAAACTCTATTGAAATAATAGATTTTCACAAtccacttttttcaaaatattccaCTCTGAAAGTATTGAGTTTaaaataa
- the LOC127871648 gene encoding toll-like receptor 4, with translation MLVWTNPSIEVLDFGYQFQLKNIIHFPVEKPRRRTIEYLNDSNLNLKKFIFTGTKSSVHLLKFAYSENVIEYIDISCNYINKILELPSLLFLTFLNLSSNSIETLSESVFRETPSLKYLEIQDNILGFELGSDKAVNMFVPLKHLKTINMSKNRIYSLTSLLFSQCVSLQKIDLSENYLDIFDLNLHNLRNLSVLNLRNNRLQTLSEPVRVYLSDMTSAHAVIVNLQDNKLACNCDNIEFLRWLLTTNVSVTEKNFYNCYYNNASRSRIESSTTDALVTQCYTYLSLITSLTAIISVFVVINISAIIFRYRWHIVYWYYNVVKRRDITMNARQDMFQYDAYLSYDDHETSLVVRTIHTKLEVDSNLRLNIRDRDFPLGDINALNIVEAISSSRKTILLLSRHSLKNKWCRFEINIAIIEAITTNRPVTVIVYVEDIPARFLPKEVSKLLQDSPVLDFPKDTDASQNAFWNSLKDCISR, from the coding sequence ATGCTTGTATGGACTAATCCTAGCATTGAAGTGCTAGATTTCGGATATCAATTTCAGTTAAAGAATATTATACATTTCCCTGTAGAAAAACCTCGTCGCAGAACGATAGAATATTTAAATGATTCAAATTTAAACCTAAAGAAATTTATATTTACCGGCACGAAATCTTCtgtacatttattaaaatttgcATACTCTGAAAATGTTATAGAATATATTGACATTTCCTGTAATTATATCAACAAAATATTGGAACTGCcatctttattgtttttaacatttcTTAATCTTTCGAGCAACTCTATCGAAACATTGTCAGAATCAGTATTTAGAGAAACGCCATCTTTAAAATACCTGGAAATACAAGATAATATCCTTGGTTTCGAATTAGGATCTGACAAAGCAGTGAATATGTTTGTACCTCTAAAACATCTAAAAACCATTAATATGTCAAAGAATAGAATTTACAGTTTAACAAGTTTGCTTTTCTCCCAATGCGTCAGTTTACAAAAAATCGATCTTTCTGAAAATTACCTTGACATCTTTGAccttaatttacataatttaagaaATTTGTCAGTCCTGAATCTGAGAAATAATCGGCTTCAAACTTTATCTGAACCCGTTCGAGTATATCTGTCTGACATGACATCGGCACATGCAGTAATTGTTAACTTGCAGGACAATAAATTAGCGTGTAATTGCGATAACATCGAATTCTTGAGATGGCTGTTAACAACAAATGTTTCTGTAACAGAAAAGAACTTTTATAATTGTTACTATAATAATGCTAGTAGATCTCGCATTGAGTCAAGTACAACTGACGCTCTAGTCACTCAGTGCTATACTTATTTATCCTTAATTACATCACTTACAGCAATTATCTCAGTCTTTGTCGTAATCAATATATCGGCAATTATATTTAGGTACCGCTGGCATATTGTATATTGGTACTACAATGTCGTGAAACGTCGAGATATTACTATGAATGCACGACAGGACATGTTTCAGTATGATGCGTATTTATCCTATGACGATCATGAGACCAGTTTAGTTGTAAGGACTATACACACAAAGCTTGAAGTTGATTCCAACCTGCGACTGAATATTCGAGATCGCGACTTTCCACTTGGTGATATCAATGCTCTGAATATCGTCGAAGCAATCAGCTCGAGCAGAAAAACAATTTTGCTTCTAAGCAGACATTCTCTTAAGAACAAATGGTGTAggtttgaaataaacattgctaTCATTGAAGCCATTACCACGAATCGACCGGTTACTGTAATTGTGTACGTGGAAGATATTCCAGCTCGCTTTCTACCGAAGGAAGTAAGTAAACTTCTGCAAGATTCACCGGTTTTAGATTTTCCAAAGGACACAGATGCTTCCCAAAACGCGTTTTGGAACAGTTTGAAGGACTGCATTAGCCGGTGA